The following are from one region of the Acidobacteriota bacterium genome:
- a CDS encoding PilZ domain-containing protein has product MSNAGKETVTDLSRGRKGYTDVQGAARFPIKLPVALKAGAGGKAIETENISANGVLFRMDADVPVGSSVDFTISLPADVVGAESDVQVDCRGRVVRSFEDGGRRGVGVVIDEYRFERK; this is encoded by the coding sequence GTGTCTAACGCAGGCAAAGAAACCGTGACGGATCTGAGCAGAGGCCGCAAAGGTTACACGGACGTGCAAGGCGCGGCGCGTTTTCCCATCAAGCTGCCGGTGGCATTGAAAGCTGGCGCGGGTGGCAAGGCGATCGAGACAGAAAACATTTCAGCAAACGGTGTTCTTTTTCGCATGGACGCCGATGTACCGGTGGGATCTTCGGTCGACTTTACGATCTCGTTGCCCGCCGACGTGGTGGGCGCCGAGTCCGATGTTCAAGTCGATTGCCGCGGGCGCGTCGTACGCAGTTTTGAAGACGGTGGCCGGCGCGGTGTCGGCGTCGTGATCGACGAGTACCGGTTCGAACGAAAGTAG
- the bfr gene encoding bacterioferritin, translating to MKGDASVIAILNEVLKAELTAINQYFLHSEMCENWGYMKMAKLMRKESIEEMQHAEKCMERILLLDGAPNMTDYFKINIGQTLKQQLENDLQLEYTAVKRLNDGIKTCVAVGDNGSRELMEKILLDEEHHIDYLEAQLHAIQEMTYENYLAQQLGEDD from the coding sequence GTGAAAGGCGATGCCAGCGTCATTGCGATCTTGAATGAGGTATTGAAAGCCGAGCTTACTGCCATCAATCAGTATTTCCTGCATTCCGAAATGTGCGAGAACTGGGGCTATATGAAGATGGCAAAATTGATGCGCAAGGAATCGATTGAAGAAATGCAGCACGCTGAGAAGTGCATGGAGCGCATCCTGCTGCTGGATGGCGCGCCGAATATGACGGACTATTTCAAGATCAACATCGGCCAGACGCTGAAACAGCAACTGGAAAACGATCTGCAACTCGAGTACACCGCCGTCAAGCGCCTGAACGATGGCATCAAGACCTGCGTCGCAGTCGGCGACAACGGCTCCCGCGAGTTGATGGAAAAGATCCTGCTCGATGAAGAACATCACATCGACTATCTCGAAGCGCAGCTGCACGCGATCCAGGAAATGACCTACGAGAACTACCTGGCGCAACAGTTGGGCGAAGACGACTAG
- a CDS encoding response regulator transcription factor — MASTPTSVEQNEALQPDDGKGTIRVIVADSQAIFRAGLRKIFALEDDIRVVGQAETVAQTITAIQKFSADILIFEAALTTSPADAVSDLLRQNVKCRVVVVLQEPDQEMTLELFRRGAHGIVSREVEPEVLVECLRKVASGEPWLEPRAIAWVLDAFRNQSLRPTGSRPKVQLTPKESLIVSCVTQGMKNKEIALRVGTTEQVVKNYLRKVYDKLGVADRLELALYCLNHRVVHNEVPAKPAEPANGAAPEAANAAAASGSHS, encoded by the coding sequence ATGGCGAGCACTCCCACAAGCGTGGAGCAAAACGAAGCCTTACAGCCGGATGACGGCAAAGGCACGATCCGCGTCATTGTGGCGGATAGCCAGGCAATCTTTCGCGCCGGGCTGCGCAAAATCTTCGCGCTTGAAGACGACATCCGCGTTGTTGGCCAGGCCGAAACTGTGGCCCAGACCATCACGGCCATCCAGAAATTTTCTGCCGACATTCTGATTTTTGAAGCCGCGCTGACCACCAGCCCGGCCGATGCCGTTTCCGATCTGCTGCGGCAGAACGTGAAATGCCGCGTAGTTGTGGTTCTACAGGAGCCCGACCAGGAAATGACGCTCGAACTCTTCCGGCGTGGCGCACACGGTATTGTTTCGCGCGAAGTTGAGCCCGAGGTGCTGGTCGAGTGTCTTCGCAAAGTAGCGTCGGGCGAGCCATGGCTTGAGCCGCGCGCAATTGCCTGGGTGCTGGACGCATTCCGCAATCAGAGTCTGCGCCCCACTGGGTCGCGTCCCAAGGTGCAGCTCACGCCGAAAGAATCGCTGATCGTGTCTTGCGTCACGCAGGGCATGAAGAACAAGGAAATTGCTTTGCGCGTCGGCACAACCGAACAGGTCGTGAAGAACTACTTGCGAAAGGTTTACGACAAACTCGGTGTTGCGGACCGCCTGGAACTGGCGCTGTATTGCCTGAACCACCGGGTTGTGCACAACGAAGTTCCAGCGAAGCCCGCTGAGCCGGCCAACGGTGCCGCTCCTGAAGCGGCCAACGCTGCAGCTGCTTCCGGATCACATTCCTAA
- a CDS encoding SBBP repeat-containing protein: MVAPHASPDQIKFAISTSDSHSLVRVNDVGDLIIRGDDSEILFHKPLLYQGKSCTREKSNIAGEDDCKALQGGGFRLQRTKKSSVIVSFQLPSYDRSQPLIIDPAVSFSTYLGGGFGDGADGMALDGAGNIYLYGDSNSPDFPTTAGAYQRHLSGDVDAFVTKLTPDGSQVLWSTYLGGTGAEFPTKVAVDSEGNVFVTGTTLSSDFPLVNAFQSQLKIQDAFVSKLSPDGSKLVYSTYFGGFSQEYATAIAVDEKGQAVITGTTASLDLPVANAWQLDHAPTDNGPFDGFVTKFSADGTSLVFSTYLGGNTNDQPTAMALDPSDNVYVAGYTGAGFPITPNAFQQVCVLPGVSCSFVSKFTASGQDLAYSTFINDSQAYGLAVNAAGNAYVTGIAGADFPVTPGAFQTVIGNPGIFDPDAFVTELDATGSSPVYSTFLGGNNIDWGWAIALDSSNNAYMTGQTRSTNFPLQSPVQSDISGDPLIFVSELNSTGSALPFSTYWGGSPGFGDQQGNAIAVDSVGDIIVAGFATVPDFPVVNPIQANLNGPGDAVVFKIQFTPDFTVMGSPQSVTVFAGQSATYSLTLTPLNAFNQQISLSCSGAPPGSMCTVSPSSLTLDGANPAPATVTIQTIARSGNAMALSLTSSCQFLTVFALAGLFLADPRVVRVGQRQIAAVLMVLMLALGLLVSCGGGGSTGGGGGGGGGGGTPPGTYAISLKANSGSLNHSAKFTLVVK, encoded by the coding sequence GTGGTAGCTCCTCATGCCAGCCCGGACCAGATCAAATTTGCCATCAGCACATCGGATTCTCACTCTCTCGTCAGGGTGAACGACGTTGGGGATCTCATCATTCGAGGTGACGACAGCGAGATTCTCTTTCACAAGCCACTCCTATATCAGGGCAAATCGTGTACACGAGAAAAATCCAATATTGCAGGCGAAGACGACTGCAAAGCCCTCCAAGGTGGGGGCTTCCGGCTTCAGCGCACGAAAAAGTCTTCCGTCATTGTCAGCTTCCAGCTTCCGAGCTACGACCGCTCCCAACCCCTCATCATCGATCCCGCCGTAAGCTTTTCGACCTATCTCGGCGGTGGTTTTGGGGACGGCGCGGACGGAATGGCGCTTGACGGTGCCGGAAACATCTATCTCTATGGCGACTCCAACTCTCCCGACTTCCCAACAACGGCAGGCGCCTACCAGAGGCACCTCAGCGGAGACGTAGACGCCTTTGTGACCAAGCTGACTCCAGACGGTTCCCAAGTCCTTTGGTCTACCTACCTCGGCGGAACCGGCGCTGAGTTCCCCACGAAGGTCGCCGTCGATTCTGAGGGTAACGTCTTCGTTACAGGAACGACTCTGTCATCCGATTTTCCGCTAGTAAATGCTTTCCAATCCCAACTGAAAATTCAGGATGCATTTGTCTCCAAGTTGAGCCCGGATGGTTCAAAGCTGGTCTACTCAACATACTTTGGAGGCTTCTCGCAGGAATACGCCACGGCCATTGCGGTCGATGAGAAAGGTCAGGCAGTCATAACCGGCACGACGGCATCGCTCGATCTTCCGGTTGCAAACGCGTGGCAGCTAGATCACGCGCCGACTGATAACGGACCCTTCGACGGATTCGTGACGAAGTTCAGTGCTGACGGAACCTCGCTGGTGTTCTCGACGTATCTTGGTGGCAACACCAACGACCAACCCACTGCCATGGCGCTCGACCCTTCCGACAATGTCTACGTGGCCGGCTACACCGGAGCCGGGTTTCCCATCACGCCCAACGCTTTCCAGCAAGTATGTGTTCTTCCCGGCGTAAGCTGCTCGTTTGTCTCCAAATTTACAGCGTCGGGCCAAGACCTCGCCTATTCGACGTTCATTAATGATAGCCAAGCGTATGGGCTTGCGGTCAATGCGGCAGGTAACGCATATGTGACGGGAATTGCCGGGGCGGATTTTCCCGTGACGCCAGGAGCGTTCCAGACTGTGATCGGGAATCCTGGCATCTTCGACCCCGACGCTTTTGTGACCGAACTCGATGCGACGGGATCCTCCCCCGTCTACTCGACTTTCTTAGGCGGGAACAATATTGATTGGGGCTGGGCGATTGCACTGGACTCCTCTAACAATGCCTATATGACGGGGCAGACCCGTTCAACCAATTTTCCGCTGCAATCACCGGTGCAGTCAGACATCTCAGGAGACCCTCTCATTTTCGTTTCGGAACTGAATAGTACTGGTTCTGCGCTCCCGTTCTCGACCTACTGGGGCGGTAGTCCGGGTTTTGGTGACCAACAAGGGAACGCGATCGCGGTCGACAGTGTCGGGGACATCATCGTGGCTGGCTTCGCGACCGTGCCAGACTTTCCCGTGGTCAATCCGATTCAAGCGAACCTGAATGGACCCGGAGACGCAGTTGTCTTCAAAATTCAATTTACTCCAGATTTCACCGTGATGGGATCACCTCAGAGTGTCACGGTTTTCGCTGGACAGTCGGCAACATATTCGCTGACTCTGACCCCACTAAACGCCTTCAATCAACAGATTTCCCTTTCGTGTTCTGGAGCGCCACCTGGTTCAATGTGCACAGTGTCGCCGTCCAGCCTGACTCTCGACGGCGCAAATCCTGCTCCTGCCACTGTCACCATCCAAACCATAGCGCGGTCGGGAAATGCGATGGCGCTGAGTCTGACAAGTTCCTGTCAGTTCTTGACGGTATTCGCTTTGGCCGGTCTGTTCCTTGCAGATCCACGTGTCGTGCGAGTAGGTCAGAGACAAATAGCGGCAGTCTTGATGGTGCTCATGCTGGCATTGGGGTTATTGGTCTCCTGCGGCGGTGGAGGTTCAACCGGCGGTGGGGGAGGAGGTGGTGGTGGCGGCGGTACGCCTCCAGGCACCTATGCGATCAGCCTGAAGGCTAACAGTGGCAGCCTCAACCATTCCGCGAAATTCACACTTGTGGTGAAGTAG
- a CDS encoding site-specific integrase — protein sequence MANREVNLTKRVQTPHGWRYCRVVLSANGRVKPDLVIVNGNPETHKEGAYYLEWREGAKRVRISVGKNPADAAARRLRKEAEFNAANNGVSVLPDGQDGHQSVAAAVADFLDETKLTKKPKTLAAYSTALSYFVESCHKPNLEEIDRKDILKFHAFLRDEKGQAPRSCWNKFANVMTFLKAQGIRGLVGKNDWPRYTEEEPEIYEPEELKKLFAACDAEERLWYEFFLMTGMREQEVMYTYWSDINVTAGTVRVTHKPDRGWTPKAYKEREIPIPSKLMKSLKAWKAKSDKTCNLVFPTAGCNPKLDFLDCLKTVSERAKLNPDAFRLHKFRATFATRCLWAGVDLRTVQQWLGHSDMESTMRYLKPSRSQQVRAKVNEIFTWVSRH from the coding sequence ATGGCCAACCGCGAAGTCAATCTCACCAAAAGGGTCCAAACACCGCATGGCTGGCGGTATTGCCGCGTTGTGCTGTCCGCTAATGGCCGCGTCAAGCCTGACTTGGTTATCGTCAATGGCAATCCGGAAACCCACAAGGAAGGCGCGTACTACCTTGAGTGGCGCGAAGGAGCGAAGCGCGTGCGAATCTCGGTCGGCAAGAACCCAGCCGACGCCGCTGCCCGACGATTACGCAAGGAAGCGGAGTTCAACGCAGCGAACAACGGCGTCTCCGTCTTGCCTGACGGCCAGGATGGGCACCAGTCGGTAGCTGCAGCCGTCGCCGATTTCCTTGACGAAACAAAGCTTACAAAGAAGCCTAAGACTCTAGCGGCATACTCGACGGCCCTTTCGTATTTCGTCGAATCCTGCCACAAGCCCAATCTCGAAGAGATCGACCGGAAGGATATCTTGAAGTTCCACGCGTTCCTGCGGGACGAAAAGGGACAGGCACCGCGAAGCTGTTGGAACAAGTTCGCTAACGTTATGACGTTCCTGAAGGCGCAAGGGATCCGCGGGCTGGTCGGCAAGAACGACTGGCCGCGGTACACGGAAGAAGAACCGGAAATCTACGAACCGGAAGAACTCAAGAAACTTTTCGCAGCGTGTGACGCGGAAGAACGACTTTGGTACGAATTCTTCTTGATGACGGGAATGCGTGAACAGGAGGTCATGTACACGTATTGGTCGGATATCAACGTCACGGCTGGCACGGTTCGCGTCACGCACAAGCCCGACCGAGGGTGGACGCCGAAGGCATATAAGGAGCGTGAGATTCCGATTCCCTCAAAACTCATGAAGAGCCTCAAGGCTTGGAAAGCGAAATCCGACAAGACATGCAATCTCGTTTTCCCTACTGCTGGGTGTAATCCCAAGCTCGATTTTCTCGACTGTCTAAAAACGGTATCTGAACGTGCGAAGCTGAACCCAGACGCCTTTCGGCTTCACAAATTCAGAGCGACGTTCGCTACGCGATGTCTCTGGGCAGGGGTCGATTTGCGCACGGTTCAGCAGTGGCTCGGTCACTCAGATATGGAATCGACAATGCGGTATCTGAAGCCGTCTCGAAGTCAGCAGGTACGCGCGAAGGTCAACGAGATTTTCACTTGGGTTTCGAGACACTGA